Below is a window of Spirochaetaceae bacterium DNA.
TGTCGAGCACGATCCTCACCGCGCACGCCGGCTGGCGCGAACTGCCTCGATCTCGGCGTCAATCTGTTCCATCGACAGCCGGTCGAGACCCCGCCGCGCCGCTTCTCGATGAATCTCGGCAAGCGCGGCACGGGCACGGCTGCGCCGGATGTCTCCGAGCGCCCGCTCAAGCGAACGC
It encodes the following:
- a CDS encoding type II toxin-antitoxin system prevent-host-death family antitoxin, with the translated sequence MKFVSVRELRNRTAQLWRDLARERDLIVTSHGKPVAILSATDERSLERALGDIRRSRARAALAEIHREAARRGLDRLSMEQIDAEIEAVRASRRAR